The following DNA comes from Castanea sativa cultivar Marrone di Chiusa Pesio chromosome 10, ASM4071231v1.
GCCAAGCCAGGGCATGCTTCCAAAGCCTATGTTTACTTGGATGATTCATTTGCATAGCAACATGGCAGGCTTCTCTTATTGGCATCTACAAGAGAgcagacaaaaagaaaaagttagggGCAGAGGAAGAGGGAAGGGGAACATGTCATGAAggaacttcaaaaaaaataatagaaaacaaTAGCACCAGTTCTTTGACATTAGACAAACTTATTAACGGAATTGTATttgattctataaatttttcataaaaagattCATAAATGACTTTTGCATCCAACTAATGGattgaatttgattgaaaaCATCTTCAGTTTACATTGAACAATAAATGATCCATGTCCTATATTTACATCCACATGTAGAACTGTTTTCATTTAAATTCTATCCGACTAAAGGATTAATAAATTAAGGATACTAAATCATTTCATATTCAGTGTTCTTTATATAATTCAAatcaataataatgaaaaagaatgaCAGGATTTTCCCAAGACAAACATGAGTCACTTGGTGATGTGAGAGTCACAAACCCCAAAGGTAGGTCGATTATACAGAGCCTTCCCTGCCGAAAATAATTCACCATCCAAATTTAAGCTGAGAAGGACATATTGCTTTCTTTAACCTGAGCACCCCAGTTCTATACTAAAAATTTCCTTGAGCATATCTGTGCTATCTTAGTGACTCCTAATCAATCAATAAGTTCATGTCAACCTTCATCTTTGACGTCTGAACAGCATATTTTAGGAATTCTACCCTCTGCAATAAGATTTCTAACTCTTGAAGAAGTCCTGGCATCTTCCGACAACTTAAGTACTGCATCTCTAACAATAAGGCAGTTCTTATCCAGTGGATCTGGAAAGTTTCCTTTCCCAGCCATCtcctttaaaatttcaaaagccAAGGGTAGGTTAAGATTACATAGAAAACTACTCATTAGTGCTACATAGACAAAGGTGTCAGGTTCCATTTCCTTCTCTTGCATCTGGTGAAGATATACAAGTGCCGTGTCAGGCCTACCACACTTACAAAGACCATGAATGAGGGCCATAAAAGCGATATTGTTTGGAGAACACCCTTCTCTTCCCATTTCATTCCAAAGCACCAGTGCGTCATCAGGTCTTCCAGCATTGCATAACCCATTCATCAAAGTAGTGTAAGTAATCACATTAGGCTTTCTATCTTCCACAAACATCCGGGAAAGGAACAGCATGGCCTGATCAACATCACCATTTTTGCACCATCCATCTACAAGCAGATTGTAGGTAATGACTGAGGGGACAAGCCCCTTGACCTCCATCTCATGCAGAATATCTTCGGCTTCGGAAACTCTCTTTGCCTTACAGAGCCCACTTATCAATATGTTGTATGCAACCACATCAGGACAATAGCCACGAGAACAAATGTCCTGGAATAACTCCAAAGCTCGATCCACTTCTTGAGTTTTGATTAAACCATCTATGGCTGCAGAATAGGGAATTATATCAAGGAGGAAACCTTCTTGAACCATGCTAGCAAGAAATTTGCAAGCTTCTACTGCTCTCCCATGTTTGCATAGCCCTTTTACAAGCAAGGTAGAATGTTTTGTATATGGTTCATATCCACAAACACGCATCTCTTTCACCAGATCAAGAGCTGCGACAACATCTTCCCTTCTACATAGGCACCCAAATATAGAGTTGTAGGTAAAACGGGTTGGTTCAAATCTTGACAGCTTCATCTCTCTGAAAAGCTCATAACTTTCTTCCAATCTATTTGAATTGCACAGACcatcaattaaatttttataaatcatTATATTTGGTGCACAACCAATTTGCTTCATATGCTGGAAAATGTTAAGTGCTGAGTCCAACTTACCAGTCCTGAGTAGACCATCAATAACAATACTAAAAGAAGTGGTGTCAGGGCAAATGGCTTTCTTAACCCTTGGGAGTTTATGTTCCACAACATCAGCATCATATTGATCCCCCATCATTGCCCTGAGCAAGAGAAAAGCTATATCGATTGAGTTGTTATTAACAAGAGCATTCAGAACAGAATTGTAAAGCAAACTCATAGCTTCCTCGTCAATATCTTCTTGCATTTCCTCAAGTAATTGGAACATTTTGTTCTCTTCAGAGAAAGATGTCATAAGCTTTGTAAGTACTTGAACATCGGGATGAATTCCCAACTGCTTCATTTCTGAAAACAAATGTAAGGCTTTCTCCAGCTCCTTAATTTTACAGAGTCCTCCTATGAGCACATCATATAGTGAAACATCAGGATAGTAACCTGATTGctgcattttatcaaacaattgaaGGGCCTTATCCACTCTGGATTCCTTTACAAACCCATGAATCAGAACGCGAAAAGTCTTCTCAT
Coding sequences within:
- the LOC142614304 gene encoding putative pentatricopeptide repeat-containing protein At5g08310, mitochondrial gives rise to the protein MALPKITEARNNLRKSIRPCALLSLLFTKNLSHTHRPICTKTHANIYDSSFHSDLTSITNGFISIFTKKPFSPHNPELDSLSPRLTTQVVESVLNCLKSWKIAHMFFTWASNQRGYKHNCYTYNAMASILSRARQIAPLRAIAMDIVNLRCSMSPGALGYLVRCLGSVGLFDEANVLFDQARMMGLCVPNDYSYNCLLEALSKSNSVDLIEMRMKEMHDYGWKFSKYTLTPVLQVYCNAGKFEEALSIFNDMNEREWVDMHVFSILVLSFSKWGEVDKAFELIERMEDHNIMLNEKTFRVLIHGFVKESRVDKALQLFDKMQQSGYYPDVSLYDVLIGGLCKIKELEKALHLFSEMKQLGIHPDVQVLTKLMTSFSEENKMFQLLEEMQEDIDEEAMSLLYNSVLNALVNNNSIDIAFLLLRAMMGDQYDADVVEHKLPRVKKAICPDTTSFSIVIDGLLRTGKLDSALNIFQHMKQIGCAPNIMIYKNLIDGLCNSNRLEESYELFREMKLSRFEPTRFTYNSIFGCLCRREDVVAALDLVKEMRVCGYEPYTKHSTLLVKGLCKHGRAVEACKFLASMVQEGFLLDIIPYSAAIDGLIKTQEVDRALELFQDICSRGYCPDVVAYNILISGLCKAKRVSEAEDILHEMEVKGLVPSVITYNLLVDGWCKNGDVDQAMLFLSRMFVEDRKPNVITYTTLMNGLCNAGRPDDALVLWNEMGREGCSPNNIAFMALIHGLCKCGRPDTALVYLHQMQEKEMEPDTFVYVALMSSFLCNLNLPLAFEILKEMAGKGNFPDPLDKNCLIVRDAVLKLSEDARTSSRVRNLIAEGRIPKICCSDVKDEG